A window of Actinobacillus suis ATCC 33415 contains these coding sequences:
- a CDS encoding YfgM family protein — protein MMSDYLNKTEEQQFEEAKGWFKENGTPILVAIIIACAATFGWNFWKNHQIETAQQTSATYQNIMESYLQDPSKNAPLVEKFIADHKDSSYAVFAQLEEAKQAVDKADFARAKSVLENALTAASDSTLQTVIRFRLAAVDYQLKHYDQALAMLAQIQDQVWEQRKLVLSGDILVAKGDKDVAKSAYEKAKEIAPAQDKVLIDVRLNNL, from the coding sequence ATTATGAGCGATTATTTAAATAAAACGGAAGAGCAGCAGTTTGAAGAGGCAAAAGGCTGGTTTAAAGAAAACGGTACACCAATTTTGGTTGCGATCATTATTGCCTGTGCTGCAACTTTCGGTTGGAATTTTTGGAAAAATCACCAAATTGAAACGGCACAACAAACTTCTGCAACTTACCAAAATATTATGGAAAGCTATTTACAAGATCCAAGCAAAAATGCACCGCTTGTAGAAAAGTTTATTGCGGATCATAAAGATTCAAGTTATGCCGTTTTTGCACAGTTAGAAGAAGCAAAACAAGCCGTTGATAAAGCGGATTTTGCTCGTGCGAAAAGTGTATTAGAGAATGCATTGACGGCTGCAAGCGACTCGACTTTACAAACAGTAATTCGTTTCCGTTTAGCTGCGGTGGATTACCAACTAAAACACTACGATCAGGCGTTAGCAATGCTCGCCCAGATCCAAGATCAAGTGTGGGAACAACGTAAGCTTGTGTTAAGCGGTGATATTCTTGTTGCTAAAGGCGATAAAGATGTTGCAAAGAGCGCTTATGAAAAAGCAAAAGAGATTGCACCGGCACAAGATAAAGTGTTAATTGATGTACGTTTAAATAATCTGTAA
- the pnuC gene encoding nicotinamide riboside transporter PnuC, translated as MNTQTVSNFVKQELSGWRPFEVIWLVAFIAAQVWAYVQAPDSILAMISGIAGIICVVLVSKGKVSNYLFGLIFAYTYFYVAWGNNFIGEMNSVLYVYLPAQFIGYFVWQANMQKDSQGGGAVIAKSLTVKGWIVLLATISIGTLLFIQALKAAGGSSTGLDGVTTITTVAAQLLMILRYREQWLLWIVLNVLSIALWAETPAMYLMYGAYLLNSLYGFYNWTQLEKNAQR; from the coding sequence ATGAATACACAAACCGTTTCGAATTTTGTTAAACAAGAGCTTTCCGGCTGGAGACCCTTTGAAGTGATTTGGCTTGTTGCCTTTATTGCCGCCCAAGTTTGGGCTTACGTACAAGCACCGGATTCTATTTTGGCGATGATTTCTGGCATCGCCGGTATTATCTGTGTTGTTTTAGTGAGTAAAGGCAAAGTAAGTAATTACTTGTTCGGTTTAATTTTTGCTTACACCTATTTTTATGTAGCATGGGGCAATAATTTTATCGGTGAAATGAACAGTGTGCTTTATGTGTATTTACCGGCGCAGTTTATCGGTTACTTCGTTTGGCAAGCGAATATGCAAAAAGACAGCCAAGGCGGTGGTGCGGTGATTGCTAAATCGTTAACTGTCAAAGGTTGGATCGTATTATTAGCAACGATTAGTATCGGTACTTTACTTTTTATTCAAGCACTTAAAGCAGCGGGCGGTAGTTCAACCGGCTTAGATGGAGTGACAACTATCACCACGGTGGCGGCACAATTACTGATGATTTTACGTTATCGTGAACAATGGTTATTGTGGATTGTACTTAATGTGTTATCGATTGCTTTATGGGCGGAAACACCGGCAATGTATTTAATGTACGGAGCATATCTGCTTAACTCGCTTTATGGTTTCTATAACTGGACGCAATTAGAGAAAAACGCTCAGCGTTAA
- the purD gene encoding phosphoribosylamine--glycine ligase, producing MNVLIIGNGGREHALAWKVRQSPLVKKVFVAPGNAGTALEEGIENVAISATDLPALVAFAKENQIGLTIVGPEAPLVIGVVDAFRANGLKIFGPTQAAAQLEGSKAFTKDFLARHQIPTAEYQNFTEVEPAIAYLKQKGAPIVIKADGLAAGKGVIVAMTLEEAEEAVKDMLSGNAFGEAGSRVVIEEFLDGEEASFIVMVDGKNVEPMATSQDHKRVGEGDKGLNTGGMGAYSPAPVVTPEIHNRVMEEVIYPTVKGMAAEGNPYTGFLYAGLMIMPNGQPKVIEFNCRFGDPETQPIMMRLESDLVQLCLAACDEKLDTVKSKWCEQAALGIVLAAEGYPGDYRKGDEISGIPTQAQKSQKVFLAGVEQKDGKLVTNGGRVLCATALGNSVFDAQQQALKLAEQIQWQGRFYRRDIGYRAVAREKA from the coding sequence ATGAATGTATTAATTATTGGTAACGGTGGTCGTGAACACGCTTTAGCTTGGAAAGTTCGTCAATCGCCTTTAGTCAAAAAAGTTTTTGTCGCACCGGGTAATGCAGGTACCGCACTGGAAGAAGGTATCGAAAATGTTGCAATTTCAGCAACAGACCTTCCGGCATTAGTAGCTTTTGCGAAAGAAAACCAAATTGGCTTAACGATTGTTGGACCGGAGGCACCGCTCGTTATCGGTGTAGTTGATGCATTCCGTGCAAACGGCTTAAAAATTTTTGGTCCGACTCAAGCTGCCGCACAATTAGAAGGTTCAAAAGCGTTTACTAAGGATTTCTTAGCTCGTCATCAAATTCCAACTGCTGAATATCAAAACTTTACAGAAGTTGAGCCGGCTATTGCTTATTTAAAGCAAAAAGGAGCGCCAATTGTGATCAAAGCAGACGGTTTAGCTGCCGGTAAAGGTGTAATTGTTGCGATGACGCTTGAAGAAGCGGAAGAAGCAGTAAAAGATATGCTGTCAGGCAATGCATTCGGCGAAGCCGGTAGTCGTGTGGTTATCGAAGAATTTTTAGACGGTGAAGAAGCAAGCTTTATCGTGATGGTAGACGGTAAAAATGTTGAACCGATGGCGACCAGTCAAGATCACAAACGTGTTGGCGAAGGTGATAAAGGTTTAAATACCGGCGGTATGGGCGCATACTCACCGGCTCCGGTTGTCACTCCAGAAATTCATAACCGTGTAATGGAAGAAGTGATTTACCCAACCGTGAAAGGTATGGCGGCGGAAGGTAATCCGTATACTGGTTTCCTCTATGCCGGTTTAATGATTATGCCGAACGGACAGCCAAAAGTGATCGAGTTTAACTGCCGTTTCGGTGATCCGGAAACGCAACCGATTATGATGCGTTTAGAATCAGATCTTGTACAACTTTGTTTAGCCGCTTGTGATGAAAAACTTGATACGGTTAAATCAAAATGGTGTGAACAAGCAGCATTAGGCATCGTACTTGCAGCGGAAGGTTATCCGGGCGATTATCGTAAAGGCGATGAAATCAGCGGTATTCCAACTCAAGCACAAAAATCACAGAAAGTATTCCTTGCCGGTGTTGAGCAAAAAGACGGTAAATTAGTGACAAACGGTGGCCGTGTTTTATGTGCAACCGCATTAGGTAATTCGGTGTTTGATGCACAGCAGCAAGCTTTAAAACTTGCCGAACAAATTCAATGGCAAGGACGTTTCTATCGCCGTGATATTGGTTACCGTGCAGTAGCAAGAGAAAAAGCATAA
- the rpsF gene encoding 30S ribosomal protein S6, with product MRHYEIVFMVHPDQSEQVPAMIERYTASVKEAGGQVHRLEDWGRRQLAYPINKLHKAHYVLMNVEAPQSVIDELETNFRYNDAVLRNLIVHTKAAVTEASPMVKAKESKVAEAVAEVESEEAGE from the coding sequence ATGCGTCACTACGAAATCGTTTTTATGGTTCACCCGGACCAAAGCGAACAAGTACCAGCAATGATTGAGCGTTACACAGCATCTGTAAAAGAAGCTGGCGGTCAAGTTCATCGCTTAGAAGATTGGGGTCGTCGTCAATTAGCATACCCAATCAACAAACTTCACAAAGCACACTACGTGTTAATGAATGTAGAAGCACCTCAAAGTGTAATCGACGAGTTAGAAACTAACTTCCGTTATAACGATGCAGTTCTTCGTAACTTAATCGTTCACACTAAAGCGGCAGTAACTGAAGCTTCACCAATGGTGAAAGCGAAAGAAAGCAAAGTTGCTGAAGCGGTAGCTGAAGTTGAATCAGAGGAAGCTGGCGAGTAA
- the priB gene encoding primosomal replication protein N, which yields MNQRKLASNSPIDNCLILSGSVASMVKQSQNPLGVPNYRFWLEHRSIQTEVNLERQAWCKIQVILNGSQFSLITQQIKLGDKIRVHGFIHTHKDYNGLNQLVVHAEHIEFIDQEKPNGTLFPSS from the coding sequence TTGAATCAGAGGAAGCTGGCGAGTAATTCGCCAATTGATAATTGCTTAATTCTGAGCGGCTCGGTCGCTTCAATGGTTAAGCAAAGCCAAAACCCGTTAGGGGTTCCGAATTATCGTTTTTGGCTTGAACATCGTTCAATCCAAACCGAAGTGAATTTAGAACGTCAGGCGTGGTGTAAAATCCAAGTGATTTTAAATGGCAGTCAATTTAGTTTAATAACCCAACAAATAAAGCTCGGCGATAAAATTAGAGTTCATGGATTTATTCATACTCACAAAGACTATAATGGTTTAAACCAATTAGTCGTTCACGCCGAACATATTGAATTTATAGATCAGGAGAAGCCAAATGGCACGTTATTTCCGTCGTCGTAA
- the rpsR gene encoding 30S ribosomal protein S18, with product MARYFRRRKFCRFTAENVVEIDYKDIATLKNYISESGKIVPSRITGTRAKYQRQLARAIKRARYLALLPYTDNHQ from the coding sequence ATGGCACGTTATTTCCGTCGTCGTAAGTTCTGCCGTTTCACAGCGGAAAATGTTGTTGAGATCGATTACAAAGATATCGCTACATTAAAGAACTACATTTCTGAAAGCGGCAAGATTGTTCCTAGCCGTATCACTGGTACTCGTGCGAAGTATCAACGTCAATTAGCTCGCGCAATCAAACGCGCTCGTTACTTAGCGTTACTTCCATACACTGACAACCATCAGTAA
- the rplI gene encoding 50S ribosomal protein L9 — protein sequence MQVILLDKVAHLGSVGDQVTVKSGFARNFLIPQGKAVMATAANIAHFEARRAELEAKAAAALSAAQARAAKIAEIAAVSVSATAGDDGRLFGSISAKDIADALTAAGVEVAKSEVRLGEGPLRTTGEHEVKVHLHAEVNATVTVNVVAE from the coding sequence ATGCAAGTTATTTTATTAGATAAAGTTGCTCACTTAGGTTCTGTGGGCGACCAAGTAACTGTTAAATCAGGTTTTGCACGTAACTTCTTAATCCCACAAGGTAAAGCAGTTATGGCAACAGCAGCAAACATTGCTCACTTCGAAGCACGTCGTGCTGAATTAGAAGCAAAAGCGGCGGCAGCATTATCAGCAGCACAAGCTCGTGCAGCTAAAATTGCTGAAATCGCAGCAGTATCAGTATCTGCAACTGCAGGTGACGATGGCCGTTTATTCGGTTCTATCTCTGCAAAAGATATCGCTGATGCATTAACAGCGGCAGGCGTTGAAGTAGCTAAATCAGAAGTTCGTTTAGGTGAAGGTCCACTTCGCACAACTGGCGAACACGAAGTTAAAGTTCACTTACACGCTGAAGTGAATGCAACTGTAACTGTTAACGTAGTTGCTGAATAA
- a CDS encoding YdcH family protein, which produces MFPEFRELITKLKNSDAHFTRLFERHNELDQRIKNMESNIELATNDEVELLKKEKLHIKDELYAILKKKSA; this is translated from the coding sequence ATGTTCCCAGAATTTCGTGAGCTAATCACCAAATTAAAAAATAGTGATGCGCATTTTACTCGCCTATTTGAGAGACATAATGAGCTAGACCAACGCATTAAAAACATGGAGTCAAATATAGAGCTTGCAACCAATGATGAAGTAGAGCTTCTCAAAAAAGAGAAATTACATATAAAAGATGAGCTATACGCAATTCTAAAGAAAAAATCAGCTTAA
- a CDS encoding LacI family DNA-binding transcriptional regulator: MKLTIKDIAARCNVGKSTVSRVLNNDPKVSVQTRERVQAVIDELGFQPNQSARAMRGASSPVVGIIVTRLNSTAESQTLSTILQQLYAKNITPLIVESQFQPELVTRHFELFRQRQVDGVILFGFSQLSLEIIQQWRGSLVTVARAYPNIPAVYYDDENAISILMTKLYQQGHRNIAYLGVNDQDETTGHDRNRSYLAFCNSHQIPANLVEAELTIESGYLQMPKLMCKPVSAILCASSSLAISALKYLQENQQNLPLACIGQNTLLQCFATNLLTLDFGYPQAGKWAVELLLTQLGGKTTTEQRKVPVNFS, translated from the coding sequence ATGAAATTAACGATTAAAGATATTGCCGCACGTTGTAATGTTGGTAAATCCACAGTGTCTCGAGTGTTGAATAATGATCCTAAGGTGAGTGTTCAGACTCGAGAACGAGTGCAAGCAGTCATTGATGAGTTAGGATTCCAGCCGAATCAAAGTGCCAGAGCAATGAGAGGGGCTTCTTCTCCTGTTGTTGGAATTATTGTTACACGTCTTAACTCCACCGCTGAATCTCAAACTTTAAGCACGATTTTACAGCAGCTATACGCTAAAAATATTACCCCTCTGATTGTTGAGAGCCAATTTCAACCTGAATTAGTGACTCGCCATTTTGAATTATTCCGCCAACGTCAGGTGGATGGCGTTATTCTATTTGGTTTTTCACAACTTTCACTTGAAATTATTCAGCAATGGCGAGGCTCATTGGTGACTGTTGCTCGTGCTTACCCCAATATTCCTGCGGTATATTATGATGATGAGAATGCGATTAGTATATTAATGACGAAATTGTATCAGCAGGGGCATCGTAACATTGCCTACTTAGGCGTAAATGATCAAGATGAAACAACTGGTCATGATCGCAATCGCAGCTATTTGGCTTTTTGTAATTCTCATCAGATTCCCGCTAATTTAGTGGAAGCGGAATTGACGATTGAAAGCGGCTATTTACAGATGCCGAAGTTAATGTGTAAACCGGTATCGGCGATATTGTGTGCCAGCAGCTCGCTAGCGATTAGTGCATTAAAATATTTGCAAGAAAATCAGCAAAATCTACCGCTTGCTTGTATCGGGCAAAATACATTATTGCAGTGTTTTGCAACCAATTTGCTTACGCTGGATTTTGGTTATCCTCAGGCGGGAAAATGGGCGGTAGAATTGTTATTAACACAGCTCGGCGGCAAAACAACCACCGAGCAACGCAAAGTACCGGTTAACTTTTCTTAA
- a CDS encoding class I SAM-dependent methyltransferase, with amino-acid sequence MKKSIYDTPIFFERYQQLRENPISMNEVVEKPTMFSLLPDLTKKKVLDLGCGTGVHLAHYLELGASKVVGLDLSELMLKQAESDLAKNWQKSTAFSLHCLPMEQLDKIPEDHFDVVTSSFAFHYIEDFADLLAKISAKMTACGTLIFSQEHPIVTCYKDGYRWEKNEQKQQVAYRLNYYRDEGERDRSWFQQAFKTYHRTMATICNQLIQAGFEIVQVEEPMLAEQPQWHNEFKDLQHRPPLLFIKAVKKS; translated from the coding sequence TTGAAAAAAAGTATTTACGATACCCCGATTTTCTTTGAACGTTATCAACAATTACGTGAAAACCCAATCAGTATGAATGAAGTGGTGGAAAAGCCTACCATGTTTTCACTTTTACCGGATCTTACCAAGAAAAAAGTGTTAGATTTAGGTTGTGGTACCGGCGTACATCTAGCACATTATTTGGAATTGGGAGCAAGTAAAGTTGTCGGTCTGGATTTATCGGAACTCATGCTAAAACAGGCGGAAAGTGATTTAGCAAAAAACTGGCAAAAATCGACCGCTTTCTCACTGCACTGCTTGCCAATGGAACAATTAGATAAAATTCCGGAAGATCATTTTGATGTGGTCACCAGCTCGTTTGCGTTCCATTATATTGAGGACTTTGCCGATTTACTTGCAAAAATTTCCGCAAAAATGACCGCTTGCGGTACGCTGATTTTTTCCCAAGAACATCCGATCGTCACTTGCTATAAAGACGGCTATCGTTGGGAGAAAAATGAGCAAAAACAACAAGTTGCTTATCGTTTAAATTATTATCGAGATGAGGGTGAGCGAGACAGAAGTTGGTTCCAACAAGCATTCAAAACCTATCATCGCACCATGGCAACAATCTGCAATCAGCTGATTCAAGCCGGTTTTGAAATCGTGCAAGTGGAAGAGCCAATGCTGGCGGAACAACCGCAATGGCATAACGAGTTTAAAGATCTACAACATCGCCCGCCATTACTGTTTATCAAAGCAGTTAAGAAAAGTTAA
- the trpD gene encoding anthranilate phosphoribosyltransferase — translation MQLDNILSQLFENQALTKAESQYFFEQVIQGNVSNEQLAGALIALKVRGETIEEIAGAVEAAFANATVFPTPDYDFADIVGTGGDGQNTINISTASAIVAATLGYKVAKHGSRSVSSKTGASDVLSALGINVAISPQTARQALDENNLCFLFAPLYHAGFKHAVPVRQALKTRTLFNILGPLVNPAHAKRQLLGVYSPEVLKIYAETVRTLNHQHSIVVYGSGLDEVAVHGETLVAEIEQGEIHYFTLTPEDFGIQRHSIEALKGGEPTENAEKITALLKGKGEAAHIDAVAVNTAMLMRTFGERDLKTNVQRVKDLLRTDKAYQTLQKLARYQ, via the coding sequence ATGCAACTCGACAACATTCTTAGCCAATTATTTGAGAACCAAGCACTCACAAAAGCAGAATCGCAATACTTTTTTGAACAAGTAATTCAAGGTAATGTTTCTAACGAACAACTCGCCGGCGCATTAATTGCGTTAAAAGTACGGGGCGAGACAATTGAGGAAATTGCCGGAGCGGTTGAAGCTGCATTTGCAAATGCAACCGTATTCCCAACTCCCGATTACGATTTTGCCGATATTGTCGGAACCGGTGGCGACGGGCAAAATACAATCAATATCTCTACCGCCAGTGCGATTGTAGCCGCAACCTTAGGCTATAAAGTAGCAAAACATGGCAGCCGCAGCGTCTCCAGTAAAACCGGCGCAAGTGATGTACTATCCGCATTAGGGATTAATGTGGCGATTTCACCCCAAACCGCACGCCAAGCGTTAGATGAAAATAATCTCTGTTTCTTATTTGCACCGCTTTACCACGCCGGTTTTAAACACGCCGTACCGGTACGCCAAGCATTGAAAACTCGCACGCTATTTAATATTCTGGGGCCGTTAGTCAATCCGGCACACGCGAAACGCCAATTACTCGGCGTTTATTCACCGGAAGTTTTGAAAATTTATGCAGAAACGGTACGCACCTTAAATCATCAACATTCGATTGTGGTGTACGGTTCCGGTTTAGATGAAGTGGCGGTACACGGCGAAACTTTAGTCGCTGAAATTGAACAAGGCGAAATCCATTATTTCACACTGACACCGGAAGATTTCGGTATCCAACGCCATTCAATTGAGGCGTTAAAAGGTGGTGAGCCTACAGAAAATGCGGAAAAAATTACCGCTTTATTAAAAGGCAAAGGCGAAGCGGCACATATTGATGCGGTTGCAGTAAATACTGCTATGCTCATGCGCACATTCGGAGAACGAGATTTAAAAACCAACGTACAGCGTGTCAAAGATTTGCTGAGAACAGATAAAGCCTACCAAACCTTGCAAAAGCTCGCCCGATACCAGTAA
- a CDS encoding aminodeoxychorismate/anthranilate synthase component II, with the protein MAHILFVDNFDSFTYNLVDQFRELGHQVTIFRNDYPLEDFLNKAQTTENCIVALSPGPGTPAEAGNMLAIIKQLKGVVPMIGICLGHQAIIEALGGRIVHTGTVLHGKVSKIEHDNQAMFHGINNPMPVARYHSLMGDNLPEELEINARFDNIVMAIRHKQLPICGFQFHPESILTVEGTKLLKQSVEWLLSTQH; encoded by the coding sequence ATGGCACATATTCTTTTTGTTGATAATTTTGATTCGTTTACCTACAACCTTGTCGATCAATTTCGTGAATTAGGTCATCAAGTAACTATTTTTCGTAACGATTACCCATTAGAAGACTTTCTAAACAAAGCACAAACTACCGAAAATTGTATTGTAGCGCTTTCGCCCGGCCCCGGCACACCGGCAGAAGCCGGCAATATGTTAGCAATTATTAAACAGCTCAAAGGCGTTGTACCGATGATTGGTATTTGTTTGGGTCATCAAGCGATTATCGAAGCGTTAGGCGGACGTATCGTGCATACCGGTACTGTTTTACACGGCAAAGTGTCTAAAATTGAACACGATAACCAAGCAATGTTCCACGGTATTAATAACCCGATGCCGGTTGCCCGTTACCATTCATTAATGGGTGATAACCTACCGGAGGAGTTAGAAATCAATGCTCGCTTCGATAATATCGTGATGGCGATTCGCCACAAACAATTACCGATTTGCGGCTTTCAATTTCACCCAGAATCAATCCTAACCGTAGAAGGCACTAAATTATTAAAACAATCGGTCGAATGGCTGCTTTCCACACAACATTAA
- a CDS encoding anthranilate synthase component 1: protein MNLNTQQTQLPYYEDTTVAFYHLCDNKPHTLLLDSAEIHSKNSLKSLLFAQSALHIYCDAQTVTFEALTENGKAVLPHIQAALAQLSPTPNCKVSTEFNRLSATFPPIAQNLDEDSKLKTSTVFDGLRCVSQLFADKADPIYLGGLFSYDLVAHFIPMDGIQLQDDGLSCHDYSFYLAEQLVFIDHQKQESVLHTFCFDETQQSRLQQQAVEFSQILAKYQPCELRLPIQTASGEVKTNIEDEDFKQIVQKLKHHIHIGDVFQIVPSRRFSLPCPNILAAYRQLKINNPSPYMFFMQGENFTLFGASPESALKYSQATRQLEIYPIAGSRPRGFDANGNIDPELDSRLELELRLDQKELAEHLMLVDLARNDVARVCQAGTRKVVDLMQIDRYSQIMHLVSRVVGTLRSDLDALHAYQACMNMGTLTGAPKIKAMQLIYQVEQQKRHSYGGAVGYLTSQGDLDTCIVIRSAFVQNGIAYVQAGCGEVLDSDPQSEADETRHKAKAVLKAIAQVNTK, encoded by the coding sequence ATGAATCTAAATACTCAGCAAACACAACTTCCCTATTATGAAGATACAACCGTAGCGTTTTATCACCTATGTGATAATAAACCACATACACTTTTATTAGACTCAGCAGAAATTCACAGTAAAAACAGCCTAAAAAGTCTATTATTCGCCCAATCCGCATTACATATTTATTGCGATGCTCAAACCGTCACTTTTGAGGCGTTAACTGAAAACGGTAAAGCCGTACTTCCCCATATTCAAGCAGCGCTTGCTCAGTTATCTCCGACTCCAAATTGCAAAGTTTCAACGGAATTTAACCGCTTGTCGGCAACCTTTCCACCCATTGCCCAAAATTTAGATGAAGATAGTAAACTTAAAACCAGCACCGTGTTTGACGGTTTACGTTGTGTGAGCCAACTTTTTGCTGATAAAGCAGATCCAATCTATTTAGGCGGTTTATTTAGCTACGATTTGGTCGCCCATTTTATTCCGATGGATGGTATTCAACTACAAGATGACGGCTTAAGTTGCCATGATTACAGCTTCTATCTTGCCGAACAATTAGTGTTTATTGACCACCAAAAACAGGAATCGGTATTGCACACTTTCTGTTTTGATGAAACACAGCAAAGCCGCTTACAGCAACAAGCGGTCGAATTTAGCCAAATTCTTGCAAAATATCAGCCTTGCGAATTACGCCTACCGATTCAAACGGCGAGTGGTGAAGTGAAAACCAATATTGAAGATGAAGACTTTAAACAGATCGTTCAAAAACTCAAACATCATATTCATATCGGTGATGTGTTCCAAATTGTACCGTCACGCCGTTTTAGTTTGCCTTGCCCGAATATTTTAGCCGCTTATCGTCAGCTTAAAATTAATAATCCAAGCCCGTATATGTTCTTTATGCAAGGCGAAAACTTTACTTTATTCGGTGCATCGCCCGAAAGTGCCTTGAAATATTCGCAAGCTACTCGTCAATTAGAAATCTATCCGATTGCCGGCTCTCGTCCGCGTGGCTTTGATGCTAATGGCAATATCGATCCGGAATTGGATTCACGCTTAGAATTGGAATTGCGTTTAGATCAAAAAGAATTGGCAGAACATTTAATGTTAGTCGATCTGGCTCGTAATGATGTCGCACGAGTCTGCCAAGCCGGTACACGTAAAGTGGTGGATCTGATGCAAATCGATCGCTACTCACAAATTATGCACCTTGTCTCTCGTGTAGTCGGCACATTGCGTAGCGATTTAGATGCGTTACACGCTTATCAAGCATGTATGAATATGGGTACATTAACCGGTGCGCCAAAAATTAAAGCGATGCAATTAATCTACCAAGTAGAGCAACAAAAACGCCACAGTTACGGCGGTGCAGTCGGTTACTTAACCTCACAAGGTGATTTAGATACTTGCATTGTGATTCGTTCTGCATTCGTACAAAACGGCATCGCTTACGTACAAGCCGGTTGCGGCGAAGTATTGGATTCGGATCCGCAATCAGAAGCGGATGAAACACGTCATAAAGCGAAAGCCGTATTAAAAGCAATCGCACAAGTTAATACCAAATAA
- a CDS encoding Dyp-type peroxidase, producing the protein MATPQSGITLTHRKSGIFIEANILNIEMFRSKVHTIQHQFQELQQQFSTEALGLTLAFGKALWNQLKTNSAAELKDFIALGKAEREYAPATQCDFLVHIQSNRPDINFSIALMVVEQLKEVAEIVEETHGFRWVEERDLTGFIDGTENPQTDEKLREVALIEDGEDAGGSYVLSQRYVHQLAKWHKMNTERQEQVIGRTKADSVELEDVPENSHVGRVDLKENGKGLKILRHSLPYGLASGEHGLYFIAFAKRLHNIDQQLKSMFGELDGKTDRLLGFTKPVSGSYYFAPSLEQLAAL; encoded by the coding sequence ATGGCAACTCCACAATCCGGCATTACACTAACGCATCGTAAATCGGGCATTTTTATTGAAGCGAATATTTTAAATATTGAAATGTTTCGTTCTAAAGTTCATACCATTCAGCATCAATTTCAGGAACTTCAACAGCAATTTTCTACGGAAGCATTAGGGCTTACCTTGGCTTTTGGTAAAGCGCTTTGGAACCAGCTAAAGACTAATTCCGCTGCCGAATTGAAGGATTTTATTGCATTAGGCAAAGCCGAACGAGAGTATGCGCCGGCAACCCAATGTGATTTTTTAGTGCATATCCAATCTAATCGTCCGGATATTAATTTTTCTATCGCTTTGATGGTGGTGGAACAATTAAAAGAGGTGGCGGAAATTGTGGAAGAAACCCATGGTTTTCGTTGGGTGGAAGAGCGTGATTTAACCGGCTTTATTGACGGTACTGAGAATCCGCAAACCGATGAAAAACTGCGTGAAGTCGCTTTAATTGAAGACGGTGAGGATGCCGGTGGTAGTTATGTGTTGAGTCAACGTTATGTTCATCAATTGGCAAAATGGCATAAGATGAACACGGAGCGTCAAGAACAAGTGATCGGCAGAACAAAAGCGGACAGTGTTGAGCTTGAGGATGTACCGGAAAATTCTCACGTAGGTCGTGTGGATTTAAAAGAAAATGGTAAAGGTTTAAAAATTTTACGCCACAGTTTGCCGTACGGTTTAGCGAGCGGCGAGCATGGTCTATATTTTATTGCTTTTGCGAAACGTTTACACAATATCGACCAACAGCTTAAAAGTATGTTTGGTGAATTAGACGGCAAAACTGACCGCTTGTTAGGCTTTACTAAGCCGGTTTCTGGTAGTTATTATTTTGCGCCGTCGCTAGAGCAATTAGCGGCACTCTAA